Proteins found in one Sorghum bicolor cultivar BTx623 chromosome 1, Sorghum_bicolor_NCBIv3, whole genome shotgun sequence genomic segment:
- the LOC110435391 gene encoding uncharacterized protein LOC110435391 — translation MGESLLTALSMDTATAHHPHQGPSTFLSMDTASHDDFDLFLQPQGPFRRCLHAAAVAPPDINLPLAADPSPPPPASHDVNVDMLDVGLGGPQHYDSDSPAAAGPVTAPAAAATTMVAVSHTKGSGSSAARKCVKRNDSIWGAWFFFTHYFKPVMSADKGGKAKAAATTTTTTGGNGNSATLDAFLVQHDMENMYMWVFKERPENALGKMQLRSFMNGHSRLGEPQFPFSADKGFVRSHRMQRKHYRGLSNPQCLHGIEIVRAPNLAGVPEADLKRWMELTGRDANFSVPTEASDFESWRNLPSTDFELERPATMAPAKSSSHGHHKKLLNGSGLNLSTQPSNHSSGDGMEITATCNKRRKDSSPAAMEEDCSNSNSDKAQDMDVSHTFEPTWMNDFSGVMRHASGPVTAAKTIYEDSKGYLIIISLPFADFQKVKVSWKNTLTNGIVKVSCTSVGRMPFLKRHDRTFKLADPAPEHCPPGEFVREIPLPTRIPEDATLEAYRDETGTGLEIIVPKFRVGPEEHEVHVSMRPPSSWCQ, via the coding sequence ACATGCCGCGGCGGTCGCCCCCCCTGACATCAACCTCCCCCTCGCCGCCGACCCGTCTCCGCCCCCTCCGGCGTCGCACGACGTCAACGTTGACATGCTAGATGTCGGTCTCGGCGGCCCGCAGCACTACGACTCGGATTCGCCCGCTGCCGCCGGGCCTGTCACGGCCCCAGCAGCTGCCGCGACCACCATGGTCGCCGTGTCCCACACCAAGGGCTCCGGTTCCAGCGCTGCGCGCAAGTGCGTCAAGAGGAATGATAGCATCTGGGGAGCGTGGTTCTTCTTCACCCACTACTTCAAGCCAGTCATGTCCGCTGACAAGGGTGGCAAGGcgaaggctgctgccaccaccaccaccaccaccggcggGAACGGTAATAGTGCCACACTGGATGCTTTCCTGGTGCAGCACGACATGGAGAACATGTACATGTGGGTGTTTAAGGAGCGGCCGGAGAATGCCCTGGGGAAGATGCAGCTGAGGAGCTTCATGAATGGGCACTCGCGCCTTGGGGAACCACAGTTCCCTTTCAGCGCAGACAAAGGGTTTGTGCGCTCACACCGGATGCAGCGCAAGCACTATCGTGGGCTCTCTAACCCGCAGTGTCTTCACGGGATCGAAATCGTGAGGGCGCCAAACTTGGCAGGTGTACCTGAGGCTGATTTAAAGAGGTGGATGGAGCTCACTGGGAGGGATGCCAATTTCTCGGTCCCAACTGAGGCCAGTGATTTTGAGTCCTGGAGGAATTTGCCGAGCACAGACTTTGAGCTCGAGAGGCCAGCAACCATGGCTCCTGCAAAGAGCAGCTCACATGGGCACCACAAGAAGTTGCTGAACGGTTCTGGCCTTAACCTCTCGACACAACCATCCAATCACAGTTCTGGGGATGGCATGGAGATCACGGCCACCTGTAACAAGCGCAGGAAGGATTCCTCACCGGCTGCAATGGAAGAGGATTGCAGCAACTCGAATTCAGACAAGGCCCAAGACATGGATGTGAGCCACACCTTTGAGCCAACATGGATGAATGACTTCTCAGGTGTGATGCGCCATGCCTCTGGACCAGTAACTGCTGCAAAAACAATATATGAGGACAGCAAGGGCTACTTGATCATTATCAGCCTGCCCTTCGCTGATTTTCAGAAGGTGAAGGTTTCATGGAAGAATACTCTTACAAATGGGATTGTTAAGGTATCATGCACTAGCGTTGGTCGGATGCCTTTCCTGAAAAGGCATGATCGGACTTTCAAGTTGGCAGATCCTGCTCCTGAGCATTGCCCACCTGGTGAGTTTGTCCGGGAAATTCCACTGCCTACCCGGATCCCTGAAGACGCTACTTTGGAAGCATACCGTGATGAAACAGGGACAGGCCTGGAGATTATTGTCCCAAAATTCCGCGTTGGTCCTGAAGAACATGAAGTGCATGTGTCCATGAGGCCACCTTCGTCATGGTGCCAATGA